The Ignavibacteriales bacterium genome segment TTCTTAGAATAAACTTTGCCCCAAGATTATCTGCGGAAATTACTTCCCTGAGTTTATCATTATCAAAGCTTAATTCGTCTCTTTTTATGGTATGGATTTTCAATTTCTTATTCTCAACTTGTGTTTCCTCTCCAAGCTTTGTTTTGATGGGATGATTGGTAGACTTAATTGGTTTCAGGTAAACAACTATTTTTTCCCTTTCCCGTACTGCTATAAGGTTACCGGCAAGAAAAACATTTTTGCCAACACGATTATTTACAAGTGATTCAATTTTGGTAAAATCATCATAACAGAATTCCTTATTAAAATTCTTTGTTATGGACTCTTTCAAAATTTCGCCAAAAATTACTTCATCTAATTGAGATATTTTTTTCAAATTAATTGAAAGAATGCCTTCAGAAAAAAATGTAACTTCACTTATAAATGGTTTTATAAAATTACTAACAATAACTTGAGAATTTCTGAATAACTGTGAAGAGTTGAAAAGATTTTTTTCGAGTGAAGGATTTATTTTCTTTTTTAAAAGTGGGATTATTTTATGCCGGAGAAAATTCCTTTCATACTGAATGTTCTTATTTGATTCATCTTGCCTGAAATCGGCATTGACATATTTTAAGTAAGCTAGAATTTCTTCCTTACTTAAAATTAAAAAAGGACGAATAATATTTCCTCTTTGAATCGGAATCCCGGAAATTCCTTTTAGTCCGGTACCCTTTATTAAATTTAGCAGAATTGTTTCTGTATTGTCGTTTATGGTATGTGCTGTAATAATTTTATCATATTTATAATTCTTAGCAATTGATTTTAGAGAACTATAACGTAATTCTCTTGCAGCTTCTTCGATAGAAGCCTTTTTAGAAGCAGCATATTCTTTCACTTTTACTTTTGTTGAATAAATATTGATCTCTAATTTTTCACAAATTGCTTTGCAGAATTCCTCATCCTTATCAGAATTTTTTCCCCGTAAGCCGTGGTTAATATGCGCTGCGCCAAGCGTAATCTTAAATCGTTTTTTAAACTTTTGAAAGAAATGAAGTGCAAAGACTGAATCTGGTCCTCCACTTAATGCGATCAGAATTTTTTCATTAGAAGAAAGCAGGTGGTAGCGATCAATAAATTTAATAACTTTTTGCTCAATTGATTTCATCAGTAGCCAAGTTCTTGTAACCAATCCACAGTTAATTTTTCTTTTTTACCGTTACTTAAAATTCGGGCAACATATTTTCCCAAAACATCAAACTCAAGATTCACATCTTCACCAATTTTTTTATCAGCAAGGTTTGTATGCTTCCAGGTGTGTGGTATAATCGAGACGGTAAATGAGTTTTTATTATAATTTGCAACAGTTAAGCTAATACCTTCTACTGCAATGGAACCAACATTTATTAGGTACTGTAAATATTCCTTCTGGCAGGAAACCGATACAAGGTAACTGGTAGAAAGCTTTTTTATCGTTAAGATTTTTCCAGTAGTATCTACGTGCCCAAGTACAAAATGCCCGCCTAATTTTTTATTCAATGTAAGTGATCTTTCGAGATTAACATTATTATTTAATTTTAATTTTGCCAGGTTGGTTTTTTTAAGTGTTTCTTCAACTGCCTCGACATCAAAAGATTCTTTGTTGAAGTTAACCACAGTTTGGCAGGCGCCATTAATATTAATACTATCGCCAATGTTTAAATCATTCAAAATTGTAATTGAAGAGATGGATATTTTTAATCCGCCGCCAAGTTGCTGTACTTTTTTTACTTTTCCAACTTCTTCAATTAATCCGGTAAACATATTTCTTGTATAATCCTTTTTTTTGTTTTATTGATGTTAGATTCCCGGTGTTACTTCAGAATTAAATTTTCATAAAGTATAAGTGAATTAGATCCACTATTTAATCAATTATTATTTCACCTTTGACGTTTGTCTTTTCACATTTGATACTATTCTACTTATTAAGGACAATTAAAACATCATCTCCAACTTTTTCTACTGAGATTACCTTCAACTTAATCGATCTTTTAATTGATGGGACTCCAAGGCATTCAACAACAGAAAGTCCTCCGCCTAAATATTTTGGACCGATGAACATCATTATATCGTCAAACAAATTTTCTTTTATAAAAGTTGAATAAATTTTCTGCCCGCCTTCTACAAGTAATGATGATATATTTTCCTTAGCAAGTTCTTCCAAAGCATTTCTTAGATTCAATCTTCCATCACCATTTTCTTTAACAAATAATACTTTTACACCATCTTCAATTAGATTTTCAACTTTTTTCTTTTTAGCTATACTGTTCTTTGAAGTAAGAACAATAAGGTTTCCATCCGAAGTGTTGTTGAAAATTTTGTAGATTGGTTTTAGTTTTAGTTGTGAATCAATTATTACCCGTTTTGGATTCCTCCCTTCAACATACCTTACCGTTAAACTTGGATTATCTATTTTTACTGTTGTAGTTCCAACAAGAACAGCATCGTATTCACTTCGTAAATTATGAACATACTTCCTTGATGCAATAGAAGTAATCCATTTTGAATCGTAATTCTTATCAGCAATTTTACCATCTAATGTTTGGGCGGTTTTTAAGGTAACATAAGGAATTTTCTTAGTTATAAACTTGAAGAAGAATTTATTTAATTCTATACATTCTTTTTCTAAAATTCCTACCTTTACTTCAACACCGGCTTGCTTTAACTTTTTTATTCCGTTACCGCTTACAATTGGATTCATATCCAAAGTACCAATAACCACTCTTTTAATCTTATGTTCAATTATTGCATCAACGCAAGGAGGTGTTTTACCAAAATGAGAACAAGGTTCAAGGTTAACATATAAAGTTGCGTCTTCAACATTTTGCTTTGCACTGTTAATCGCGTTTATTTCGGCGTGGCTGCTTCCAAAAGATTTATGGTATCCGGCGCCAAGAATTTTTTCATCCTTAACCAGAATTGCTCCAACCAGAGGATTTGGAGAAACTTTCCCTCTTCCCTTTTTAGCAATCTCTAAGGTTAACTTTATGTAGGATTCGTCATTCAATATATTTATTATTTTTTTTAATTCATCTTAGTCGAAATGGTAGTAAGAGTAAACAGAGAACCTGAGAAAGAAATTATTCTTTCAATTCTTCTACTCGTTCAGGTCCATTGTTCAATGCACTCCAAACCAATTTCTATTTTATAGAAAGGATTTCAAATTCAAGCATACCTGCCGGAGCTTTTACTTTAACTTGATCACCTACTTTTTTACCAACCAAGCCTTGTCCTACAGGAGAAGTAACAGAAATTTTTCCACTTTGGAAGTCTGCTTCTTCCGGAGATACTAATGTATATTCAAAAATATTATCGTTTTTTAAATTCTTTACAGAAACAGTAGAGAGTATTGTAGCTGTTTCCGATGGGATGTTTGATTTTTCAATCAACCTAACTCGTGAAAGAAGATTCTCTAATTTTGAAATCCTTAATTCGAACAATCCTTGTTCTTCTTTTGCTGCATCATACTCAGCATTTTCAGAAAGATCGCCGTGTGCGCGAGCTTCAGCAATTTTTTGTGCCATATTATGCCTTCCATTGGATTTTAACTCGGTTAGTTCTTTTTCTAATTCCAACAATCTTTCTTTTGTTAAATATACAAAGTTTGCTAAAGACATAAATAATCCTATTATTTTCTGAAAGTTTAAAAAAAATTGCCACCGTGTTTAGCAGTGGCACAGCGAAACTACAAAATTTTATTTAGGTTGTCAATAAGACAAGATTAAAATATTCTATTTCCACCATATTCTTTTGATTAAAAAGGAGCTTTTTAAAAATATGGTAAATTTTATCGGAATTTTACTGTTCAACCTCCTGAATTCTGCAGATGGAACGAAAATCGCAGTATCTGCAAACTTTCTGTTCTCTATCTTGAAGTAATGAAAGATTAAATTTGCCAGCTTTAATTCCTTCAACATATTTGTAAACACTCTCTTCGCAAATTTTTATTAATTCTTTGTTGAACTCAATAACTTCATTTTGTTTCTGTTCATCCAATTCTTCAAATGATTTACCTCTCTTAATACTAATGGAAGATTTCCCAAATTGTTCTGCCTTGAACTTCAAAGAATAAATGAATGCGTTCGCAGGTTCATAATCGATCCCGAACTGAGCTTTTAACATTTCTGCCGCAGCAAATATATAAAGCGGAAGTTGAAGTGAAAGTCCCGTGAGCAAATCTTTTTCTGATGGCTTATCGCCGCTTAGTTTATAATCGACAATACTAAACCGTTTTTCCTGTTCATCTATTTCCAGCCGGTCAATTTTACCACGCACATTTATTCCACCGATTGAAAGCCGTTGCAGACTTAAATCATTTTTATTCTCTTCGCCTTTCAATCTGCCGAATCCAAGCTCGAAATATTTTGATAAAAATTCTGAGATGTTCTCCCTTTCAGCTTCAAGAAATTTATATAAAATTGAATTTTGCTTCTTGCCATCTATCCCAAATATTTTTTCCTTTTCGTAAAATGAAAATGGTGAACTGAAAAAAGCATTCCCTACTTCTTTGTCAGCAATGTTAAAAATTAGTTGAATGCATTTATTGAAAACCTCATCGGAACAATTTTTAATTATTATTCTCTTTGTAGTTATTTCTTTGTAAAATTGATAAAGTATTGTGTGCAGCAATGTCCCAAGCTCAAAAGCTTCAATTTCTTCAGTTGGTTCTTTGATAATATTTATGTTAAGAATCCTTTTTAAGAAATATTGATACGGGCACTTGGCATATTGTTCAAGCTGAGTGATTGAATATTCCCTTTCTCCAAGTTGCTTAAGCCTTGCCTGTGCCTCTTCGGAAAGAATAAACTCATTTTCAAAAATTGTTTTGTCTGTTGGCATCAGAAATCCATTATAGATCGATTCTCCAAACGGATCCTTTTTCCGTTCATCAGCAATTTTCAACGATTGATCTATTGCTTCCCAATTTATTTTATCTGTTAAACTTCCAAATTCCTCTTTCGCTTTTTCTAATCCAATTTGCCCAATCAACTTAAGAATTTCATCTGTTGAAAAAACAGAGTGATCATAATCCTTTTCTGATTTTTCCAATACATCAAACTGTAAAAGAAAATCTTTAAGGAGGTTCGATTGTACAAGTTCCTTTCCTTTTTCCTGGATCGGGAATGTTAGATAAAGTCCCTTCTGCCAAGAGCACAGCGCCTGGTAGAAGTGGTATCTTTCTTCAGTCTGATGAATGCTTTCGCTTTTTGCAAATGAATCCGAAGAAAAAATTTCTGGATTAAAACGGGTTGGAAAATCACCGTCACATAATCCTGAAATAAACAGATAATCAAACTTTAAACCCCTGATTTCGTTTATCGTAGTAACTTGTACACCGTAATTAGATTTTTCTTTTACATTAAACCTTGCGGATGATACAGCAGTACGTAATTGATTGAGGAAAAAACTTAACGGAAATTTTATATCGTTTTTTAATTCAAGTTCAAGTAATTCAAAAATCTCTGTAATCGTTTCAAACAATGTTGTTACTGCGCGGATATGTTCTTCTTCCTTTTCATTCACATCAAGGATTAATTTTATCGGCAGTTCAAGTTTATTAACAAGTTCATTTAATTCTGAAAGAAATTCTTTTAGGGTCAACTTCCTGTTAAAAGGTGAAAGTATTTCGGCAAGAGTTTCAATATCAACTAATGCTTTTGAGTAAAAATCTTTTTTCTTTTCAATCTCAGCATAATCTGAATCGCTATTTTCATATAACCCATCAAATGCATCTTTTAAGGTAGTCAGCCAGTTATCG includes the following:
- the tilS gene encoding tRNA lysidine(34) synthetase TilS, with protein sequence MKSIEQKVIKFIDRYHLLSSNEKILIALSGGPDSVFALHFFQKFKKRFKITLGAAHINHGLRGKNSDKDEEFCKAICEKLEINIYSTKVKVKEYAASKKASIEEAARELRYSSLKSIAKNYKYDKIITAHTINDNTETILLNLIKGTGLKGISGIPIQRGNIIRPFLILSKEEILAYLKYVNADFRQDESNKNIQYERNFLRHKIIPLLKKKINPSLEKNLFNSSQLFRNSQVIVSNFIKPFISEVTFFSEGILSINLKKISQLDEVIFGEILKESITKNFNKEFCYDDFTKIESLVNNRVGKNVFLAGNLIAVREREKIVVYLKPIKSTNHPIKTKLGEETQVENKKLKIHTIKRDELSFDNDKLREVISADNLGAKFILRRWSAGDKFIPLGMKNFKNVANFLTEQKVPAYKKKEQLVLLNRNNIVWVVGLRIDDRYKIIKNTKRVCELWMN
- a CDS encoding riboflavin synthase, with translation MFTGLIEEVGKVKKVQQLGGGLKISISSITILNDLNIGDSININGACQTVVNFNKESFDVEAVEETLKKTNLAKLKLNNNVNLERSLTLNKKLGGHFVLGHVDTTGKILTIKKLSTSYLVSVSCQKEYLQYLINVGSIAVEGISLTVANYNKNSFTVSIIPHTWKHTNLADKKIGEDVNLEFDVLGKYVARILSNGKKEKLTVDWLQELGY
- the ribD gene encoding bifunctional diaminohydroxyphosphoribosylaminopyrimidine deaminase/5-amino-6-(5-phosphoribosylamino)uracil reductase RibD, whose translation is MNDESYIKLTLEIAKKGRGKVSPNPLVGAILVKDEKILGAGYHKSFGSSHAEINAINSAKQNVEDATLYVNLEPCSHFGKTPPCVDAIIEHKIKRVVIGTLDMNPIVSGNGIKKLKQAGVEVKVGILEKECIELNKFFFKFITKKIPYVTLKTAQTLDGKIADKNYDSKWITSIASRKYVHNLRSEYDAVLVGTTTVKIDNPSLTVRYVEGRNPKRVIIDSQLKLKPIYKIFNNTSDGNLIVLTSKNSIAKKKKVENLIEDGVKVLFVKENGDGRLNLRNALEELAKENISSLLVEGGQKIYSTFIKENLFDDIMMFIGPKYLGGGLSVVECLGVPSIKRSIKLKVISVEKVGDDVLIVLNK
- the greA gene encoding transcription elongation factor GreA, whose product is MSLANFVYLTKERLLELEKELTELKSNGRHNMAQKIAEARAHGDLSENAEYDAAKEEQGLFELRISKLENLLSRVRLIEKSNIPSETATILSTVSVKNLKNDNIFEYTLVSPEEADFQSGKISVTSPVGQGLVGKKVGDQVKVKAPAGMLEFEILSIK
- a CDS encoding PD-(D/E)XK nuclease family protein; this translates as MIFTKEKDESVDIDFLINQKIQSKRLNEILLVVPTNRKIRYLKKELISLLPNKTTSKINLETIGTISSKLLSENFLFKQLSEAASSVLLKQTVSEIELKYLSGYKAEIPAGTLQRINNVISEYKRQGISPEKILADAENLSGSEKLKAEDIAAIYERYKSKCAALSAFEVGDVYEKLNELNQEDFQKCFKNIYPQVDLVVINGFDEFSSPEVEIINSISKAENTKLYLNFDYYAYNPLIFSHLDNCYNKLITRNFNIIEDKSYSDDDDFFNAARKNLFLKNSNKKIEKYKTNILTISALSREKEIELIAKEIKELILEKKVEAHKICVSFNLIEKYSPIIRDRFSLYEIPYNLTDRISLANSYPVISIINFLEILENDFYYKNIFRALSSGFMNFNGINLAGLMKSAAELKIVAGYDNWLTTLKDAFDGLYENSDSDYAEIEKKKDFYSKALVDIETLAEILSPFNRKLTLKEFLSELNELVNKLELPIKLILDVNEKEEEHIRAVTTLFETITEIFELLELELKNDIKFPLSFFLNQLRTAVSSARFNVKEKSNYGVQVTTINEIRGLKFDYLFISGLCDGDFPTRFNPEIFSSDSFAKSESIHQTEERYHFYQALCSWQKGLYLTFPIQEKGKELVQSNLLKDFLLQFDVLEKSEKDYDHSVFSTDEILKLIGQIGLEKAKEEFGSLTDKINWEAIDQSLKIADERKKDPFGESIYNGFLMPTDKTIFENEFILSEEAQARLKQLGEREYSITQLEQYAKCPYQYFLKRILNINIIKEPTEEIEAFELGTLLHTILYQFYKEITTKRIIIKNCSDEVFNKCIQLIFNIADKEVGNAFFSSPFSFYEKEKIFGIDGKKQNSILYKFLEAERENISEFLSKYFELGFGRLKGEENKNDLSLQRLSIGGINVRGKIDRLEIDEQEKRFSIVDYKLSGDKPSEKDLLTGLSLQLPLYIFAAAEMLKAQFGIDYEPANAFIYSLKFKAEQFGKSSISIKRGKSFEELDEQKQNEVIEFNKELIKICEESVYKYVEGIKAGKFNLSLLQDREQKVCRYCDFRSICRIQEVEQ